A window of the Streptomyces sp. NBC_00454 genome harbors these coding sequences:
- a CDS encoding penicillin acylase family protein produces MRRPTTRMRTAVATALIALGAALLTPPAAAAGADSPVPLPIADYCGQQCADILPPGQSGNATLAQILAHKAFGTMPAHTSDQLARYDSLVAGYPGLTDAKVNDFFNDASFGVPADQVESTTSPRSDVTITRDKKTGVPHIKGTTRYGTSFGAGYAAAQDRLWQMDLFRHVGRGDLTPFAGGALANQGLEQQFWPQAPYTEADLQAQVDRIRTTEGERGRLAMEDSQAYIDGINAYRVQSKNGRYFPGEYVLTGHVNSITNAGEIQPFKLTDLIALASVVGGLFGGGGGGEVQAALSLLSAQQQYGVEEGTRVWESFREREDPEAVLTVHDGTSFPYAQKPANPQGTALPDAGSVTAEPLVYDRTGAAATAAAANPPKLMKQSMSNALLVSGAKTASGHPVAVFGPQTGYLAPQLLMLQELQGPGISARGASFAGVSMYVQLGRGQDYAWSATSAGQDITDTFAVELCEPGGSAPTGASTSYLYRGTCTPMEKLEHTNAWKSSVADSTPNGSYRMQVWRTNYGIVTHRATVGGKPVAYTALRSTYRHEADSIIGFQMLNDPSYVKDARTFQEAAQHIGYAFNWFYADSREAAYYNSGSNPVRPAGVDAALPVRGEQRYEWQGFDPVANTAAYTPPAEHPQSIGQDYYISWNNKQAKEYSAAGFGMGSVHRGDLLDQRVKPLVAAGGVTRAKLTQAMADAAVTDLRAENLLPELLAVLRSGPGADPAVAAAVDRLAAWQAAGTERKETAPGSKAYAHADAVRIMDAWWPLLVEAEFKPGLGAPLYDALRASLTIDEAPNAGHGPTGSHAGSAFQYGWWSYADKDLRTVLGRPVSGPLARTYCGGGSLPACRDALTATLKQAAAATPAAVYPADGTCAAGNQWCADSIVQRPVGGLAHPQINWQNRPTYQQVVEFPAHR; encoded by the coding sequence ATGCGACGCCCCACCACCCGCATGAGAACTGCCGTCGCCACCGCACTCATCGCCCTCGGCGCGGCCCTGCTGACGCCGCCCGCCGCGGCCGCGGGCGCCGACAGCCCCGTACCGCTTCCCATCGCCGACTACTGCGGTCAGCAGTGCGCCGACATCCTGCCGCCCGGTCAGAGCGGCAACGCCACCCTCGCGCAGATCCTGGCGCACAAGGCCTTCGGCACCATGCCCGCCCACACCTCCGACCAACTGGCGCGCTACGACTCGCTGGTGGCCGGGTACCCGGGCCTCACCGACGCCAAGGTCAACGATTTCTTCAACGACGCCTCCTTCGGAGTCCCCGCGGATCAGGTCGAATCCACCACCAGCCCCCGCTCCGACGTGACGATCACCCGCGACAAGAAGACCGGCGTCCCCCACATCAAGGGCACCACCCGCTACGGGACTTCCTTCGGTGCGGGCTACGCCGCCGCCCAGGACCGGCTCTGGCAGATGGACCTCTTCCGCCACGTCGGCCGCGGCGACCTCACCCCCTTCGCGGGCGGGGCCCTCGCCAACCAGGGCCTGGAGCAGCAGTTCTGGCCGCAAGCCCCGTACACCGAGGCTGACTTGCAGGCCCAGGTGGATCGGATCCGGACCACCGAGGGCGAGCGCGGACGGCTCGCGATGGAGGACTCGCAGGCCTACATCGACGGGATCAACGCCTACCGCGTCCAGTCCAAGAACGGCCGCTACTTCCCCGGCGAGTACGTACTGACGGGCCACGTCAACTCCATCACCAACGCCGGAGAGATCCAGCCCTTCAAACTCACCGACCTGATCGCCCTCGCCTCCGTCGTCGGCGGCCTGTTCGGCGGCGGCGGAGGCGGCGAGGTGCAGGCCGCGCTCTCCCTGCTGTCCGCGCAGCAGCAGTACGGGGTGGAGGAGGGCACCCGGGTCTGGGAGTCCTTCCGCGAGCGCGAGGATCCGGAAGCCGTGCTGACCGTGCACGACGGCACGAGCTTCCCCTACGCCCAGAAGCCCGCGAACCCGCAGGGCACCGCCCTGCCCGACGCCGGCTCGGTCACCGCCGAACCGCTCGTGTACGACCGTACGGGCGCGGCCGCGACCGCCGCCGCGGCCAACCCGCCGAAACTGATGAAACAGAGCATGTCCAACGCCCTGCTCGTCTCCGGTGCCAAGACCGCGAGCGGCCACCCGGTCGCCGTCTTCGGCCCGCAGACCGGCTACCTGGCCCCCCAACTCCTCATGCTCCAGGAGCTCCAGGGCCCCGGCATCAGCGCCCGCGGCGCCTCCTTCGCGGGCGTCAGCATGTACGTACAGCTCGGCCGCGGCCAGGACTACGCCTGGAGCGCCACCTCCGCCGGCCAGGACATCACCGACACCTTCGCCGTCGAACTGTGCGAGCCGGGCGGCTCCGCCCCCACCGGAGCGAGCACCTCCTACCTCTACCGCGGCACCTGCACACCCATGGAGAAGCTGGAGCACACCAACGCCTGGAAGTCCTCCGTCGCGGACTCCACCCCCAACGGCTCCTACCGGATGCAGGTCTGGCGCACCAACTACGGCATCGTCACCCACCGCGCGACCGTCGGCGGCAAGCCCGTCGCCTATACGGCTCTGCGCTCCACCTACCGCCACGAGGCCGATTCGATCATCGGCTTCCAGATGCTCAACGACCCCTCCTACGTGAAGGACGCCCGCACCTTCCAGGAAGCGGCGCAGCACATCGGCTACGCCTTCAACTGGTTCTACGCCGACTCCCGCGAAGCGGCGTACTACAACAGCGGATCCAACCCGGTCCGCCCGGCCGGAGTGGACGCCGCACTGCCCGTCCGGGGCGAGCAGAGGTACGAGTGGCAGGGCTTCGACCCGGTCGCCAACACCGCCGCCTACACCCCGCCCGCCGAACACCCGCAGTCCATCGGCCAGGACTACTACATCAGTTGGAACAACAAGCAGGCCAAGGAGTACAGCGCGGCCGGCTTCGGAATGGGCTCCGTCCACCGCGGCGACCTCCTCGACCAGCGGGTCAAACCGCTCGTCGCCGCCGGCGGGGTGACGCGCGCCAAGCTCACCCAGGCCATGGCCGACGCGGCCGTCACCGACCTGCGCGCCGAGAACCTGCTGCCCGAACTGCTGGCCGTACTGCGCAGCGGCCCCGGCGCCGATCCGGCCGTGGCCGCCGCCGTCGACAGACTGGCCGCGTGGCAGGCGGCGGGCACCGAGCGAAAGGAGACGGCTCCCGGGTCGAAGGCGTACGCGCACGCCGACGCCGTCCGGATCATGGACGCCTGGTGGCCGCTGCTCGTCGAGGCCGAGTTCAAGCCGGGCCTCGGAGCGCCTCTCTACGATGCCCTGCGCGCCTCCCTCACCATCGACGAGGCACCCAACGCGGGCCACGGGCCCACCGGTTCACATGCCGGATCGGCCTTCCAGTACGGCTGGTGGAGCTACGCCGACAAGGACCTGCGTACGGTGCTCGGCCGCCCGGTGTCCGGACCGCTGGCCCGGACGTACTGCGGGGGCGGCTCGCTCCCCGCGTGCCGCGACGCCCTGACCGCCACCCTCAAGCAGGCGGCCGCGGCCACCCCCGCCGCCGTCTATCCGGCGGACGGGACCTGCGCCGCGGGCAACCAGTGGTGCGCGGACTCGATCGTGCAGCGGCCGGTGGGCGGTCTGGCCCATCCGCAGATCAACTGGCAGAACCGGCCCACCTATCAGCAGGTGGTGGAGTTCCCCGCCCACCGCTGA
- a CDS encoding DUF2087 domain-containing protein yields the protein MSQNTEAPAARTQRGVADLFTAAGRLAVIPRKPARREQLLAHLTQTLFATDRDYTESEVNGLLRTVHEDCAALRRYLVIAGHLTRTRDGSGYRRATTTL from the coding sequence ATGTCCCAGAACACCGAAGCACCCGCCGCGCGCACCCAGCGAGGCGTGGCCGACCTCTTCACCGCCGCCGGCCGCCTCGCGGTCATCCCGCGCAAGCCGGCCCGCCGCGAGCAGCTGCTCGCCCACCTCACGCAGACCCTGTTCGCGACGGACCGCGACTACACGGAGTCCGAGGTGAACGGCCTGCTGCGCACCGTCCACGAGGACTGCGCCGCGCTGCGGCGGTACCTGGTCATCGCCGGGCACCTCACCCGGACCCGCGACGGCTCCGGCTACCGGCGGGCCACGACCACCCTGTAG
- a CDS encoding DUF6114 domain-containing protein codes for MLLKRWRRGRPFWGGVFAIIAGAEICALPLAPLKIMLQQGVAGIPSVLMGIVMIVLGLTAWFSPAQRSLAGVLTTLIATAALVLSNLGGFLIGTLLGIIGGGLMFAWQPNAAKHAPPAATPTPAPPQHHDPQGAQP; via the coding sequence ATGCTTCTGAAGCGCTGGCGGCGCGGCCGGCCGTTCTGGGGCGGGGTCTTCGCCATCATCGCCGGCGCCGAGATCTGCGCCCTCCCGCTCGCACCGTTGAAGATCATGCTCCAGCAGGGAGTGGCGGGGATCCCGTCCGTCCTGATGGGCATCGTCATGATCGTGCTCGGCCTCACCGCCTGGTTCTCGCCGGCGCAGCGCAGCCTGGCCGGCGTCCTGACCACCCTCATCGCCACCGCCGCGCTGGTCCTGTCGAACCTCGGCGGGTTCCTGATCGGCACCCTGCTCGGCATCATCGGCGGCGGCCTGATGTTCGCCTGGCAGCCGAACGCCGCCAAGCACGCTCCGCCCGCCGCCACCCCCACCCCCGCTCCTCCACAGCACCACGATCCCCAAGGAGCACAGCCATGA
- a CDS encoding DUF6230 family protein — MADSPKLSEPPGDANEGRADDEGRVRWRRFAVLTVPAIAVTAGLGIALAQGALAASFAVSGQQFKVSATSLEGEGFAQYGSVDVNAREELIPVAVTAIKEAKLHSLCQSVVTTLPLIGDISLNLTAGQKAPVEASNLFVDATQLSGDAVFTNIEIGRDASTLDKGPTEAVGMQDLFAQQADTVTISDLHQTAWATNAGTFKLSGLNMNISKGKKECF, encoded by the coding sequence ATGGCAGATTCCCCGAAGTTATCCGAACCGCCCGGCGACGCGAACGAGGGCAGAGCCGACGACGAGGGCCGGGTGCGCTGGCGCCGGTTCGCCGTACTGACCGTCCCCGCCATCGCCGTGACCGCGGGTCTCGGCATCGCCCTCGCGCAGGGCGCGCTCGCCGCCTCCTTCGCCGTATCGGGACAGCAGTTCAAGGTCTCGGCGACGAGCCTGGAGGGCGAGGGCTTCGCGCAGTACGGCAGCGTGGACGTCAACGCCCGCGAGGAGCTCATCCCGGTGGCGGTCACCGCCATCAAGGAGGCCAAGCTCCACAGCCTCTGCCAGTCGGTGGTCACCACCCTGCCGCTCATCGGCGACATCTCGCTCAACCTCACCGCCGGCCAGAAGGCCCCCGTCGAGGCGAGCAACCTCTTCGTGGACGCCACCCAGCTCTCCGGCGACGCGGTCTTCACCAACATCGAGATCGGCCGGGACGCCTCCACCCTCGACAAGGGGCCGACCGAGGCGGTCGGGATGCAGGACCTGTTCGCCCAGCAGGCGGACACCGTCACCATCTCCGACCTCCACCAGACGGCCTGGGCCACCAACGCGGGCACCTTCAAGCTCTCCGGGCTCAACATGAACATCAGCAAGGGCAAGAAGGAATGCTTCTGA
- a CDS encoding metallophosphoesterase, whose protein sequence is MIVIAHLSDVHLDGGGRAAERTRAVMEYLEELPYELDAVLVSGDIADHATAAEYEEARQLLGSRHPVVVCPGNHDDRAAFRRGLLGEAGGAGEGRPSAAPVDQVLRGEGFVLAVCDSSVPGEHRGHLQDTTIDWLDGVLAATPREVPVLVAFHHPPVPLHIPYVDGIRQFGEERLAALAERHPHLTAFLCGHAHTGAATTFAGRPLLVAPGVVSTTRLPWEAASGENEYVHLDEPPALAFHVIGGDGRLTTHYRVVVARR, encoded by the coding sequence GTGATCGTGATAGCCCACCTCAGCGACGTCCACCTCGACGGCGGCGGCCGTGCCGCCGAGCGGACCCGAGCGGTCATGGAGTACCTGGAGGAACTCCCCTACGAGCTCGACGCGGTGCTGGTCAGCGGGGACATCGCCGATCACGCGACCGCCGCGGAGTACGAGGAGGCGCGCCAACTGCTCGGCTCGCGGCATCCGGTGGTCGTCTGCCCGGGCAACCACGACGACCGGGCCGCCTTCCGCAGGGGGCTCCTCGGAGAGGCCGGCGGAGCCGGTGAAGGGCGGCCGTCCGCGGCCCCCGTCGACCAAGTGCTGCGCGGGGAGGGCTTCGTGCTCGCGGTGTGCGATTCCTCCGTCCCCGGCGAACACCGGGGACACCTTCAGGACACGACGATCGACTGGCTGGACGGGGTGCTCGCCGCCACCCCGCGGGAGGTGCCCGTACTCGTGGCCTTCCACCACCCGCCCGTACCGCTGCACATCCCGTACGTGGACGGGATCCGGCAGTTCGGCGAGGAACGGCTCGCGGCGCTCGCCGAACGCCACCCGCACCTGACGGCCTTCCTGTGCGGGCACGCGCACACCGGCGCGGCCACCACCTTCGCGGGGCGTCCGCTGCTGGTGGCGCCCGGAGTGGTGTCCACGACCAGGCTTCCGTGGGAGGCGGCGTCCGGGGAGAACGAGTACGTCCACCTCGACGAGCCGCCGGCCCTCGCCTTCCACGTCATCGGCGGGGACGGGCGGCTGACCACCCACTACAGGGTGGTCGTGGCCCGCCGGTAG